One window from the genome of Anomalospiza imberbis isolate Cuckoo-Finch-1a 21T00152 chromosome 13, ASM3175350v1, whole genome shotgun sequence encodes:
- the PEX11A gene encoding peroxisomal membrane protein 11A, which produces MEGFVDFTNRCQGRDQLFRATQYTCMLLSYLIENKADKKKLVMKLKQLESSMSSGRKMFRLGNMVHALVAARRAAELPEVVPRLCLTASHLSRALYFVCDAVLWLRSVGLQPRVDKPKWHTWATKCYYCSLLMNLARDWYEISWRLEQAALEEKTKENSVWQKHSEELNGVKSDGLHSFLCQLFQILKRNPPLLLDLVKNLCDLSGPLDTLGIYKTNPGVIGFCGVLSSLVGILTLVSPHLKMKQ; this is translated from the exons ATGGAGGGCTTCGTGGACTTCACCAACCGCTGCCAGGGCCGCGACCAGCTCTTCCG AGCCACTCAGTACACATGCATGTTGCTTAGCTATTTAATAGAGAATAAAGCCGATAAAAAGAAGCTGGTAATGAAACTCAAGCAGTTGGAATCTAGCATGAGCTCTGGCCGGAAAA TGTTCAGACTGGGCAACATGGTGCACGCCTTGgtggcagccaggagagctgcagagctgccagaggTGGTTCCTCGCCTGTGCCTCACAGCCTCCCACCTGAGCCGGGCCCTGTACTTCGTGTGCGACGCCGTGCTGTGGCTCAGGAGCGTCGGGCTGCAGCCGCGCGTGGACAAACCCAAGTGGCACACCTGGGCTACCAAGTGCTACTACTGCTCCCTCCTGATGAATCTGGCCAGGGACTGGTATGAGATCTCCTGGAGGCTGGAACAAGCTGCACTGGAAGAAAAGACAAAGGAGAATTCTGTCTGGCAGAAACACAGTGAGGAACTAAACGGTGTGAAAAGTGATGGTTTGCACAGTTTTCTCTGCCAGCTCTTTCAGATACTGAAAAGGAATCCTCCTTTGCTGCTGGACTTGGTGAAGAACCTCTGTGATCTCTCAGGCCCTTTGGATACACTGGGAATCTATAAGACCAACCCAGGAGTGATTGGTTTCTGCGGCGTCCTCTCCTCCCTGGTGGGGATCCTCACATTAGTAAGCCCACATCTGAAGATGAAACAGTGA
- the WDR93 gene encoding WD repeat-containing protein 93, with the protein MAVSTRKHPPGIPPPSGKDWPKEDEENFFLLDPDRKRDVLPQPFRMINKLVMQVFESAVEIIEKREMLREAQKRKVQPKKCFPTAEFQVTERANCLAVSGKHVFVGLSVGLAAFKTCDFKDVCAWDAAKTEICAIHASDLGNECHVLLAVDEMGLAWLFCFHKESFLLIKILNEVEDISQQSPCVEVVLPRGGEYAGILLQGNTKAWLEIYKLPKDSWLTEMGKNAEAAEELACSERKSSCSSVELPVSAIQADVKLDPPVLLLTVRPPKPITGTSFKGPLDALKEVDDGSMLGLGYNHLIKDSQWELQEAIFCSTYKEYLEAEGVIKEEIPRYATFHFLLPSRILVGPEMKVQPDTPVGIGVHWHGNHNFCLYLLNHSLKDIEGSDLKPDVVWPCAAPIACSAVSSCSRYLALAGEDATITIWDKHLGYPLSVTAILEERLIRSIHFLCDSAAASDETCGTDPVYCGADPVCPIIQLLVLCTDSSFYLVKAPRAGKSSITLLADRPENPNLTVSAVMPVLAFPSAVLIFTWDGTVSLMNTDTSQTVYCFCTPPSHAVAPAWQPVFTVDCVNCCLLLRGDEHQQADVFFQSKATHSTIFLFDFNSYPLKEAFPKKPDLPFKPVQELQWIERCNIFLRDRFCFLPERQQVLLEMENQEYWDCLQAQAAAMDKEREKVKGEKKQ; encoded by the exons ATGGCGGTGAGTACCCGGAAGCATCCCCCGGGCATTCCCCCACCATCTGGAAAGGACTGGCCAAAGGAAGATGAGGAAAACTTCTTCCTGCTGGATCCTGATCGAAAGCGTGATGTGCTGCCGCAGCCCTTCAGGATGATCAACAAACTGGTGATGCAGGTGTTTGAGAGTGCCGTGGAAATCATTGAAAAAAGGGAGATGCTCCGAGAAGCACAAAAACGAAAGGTCCAGCCCAAAAAATGCTTTCCTACAGCTGAATTCCAG GTAACTGAAAGAGCCAATTGCCTTGCAGTGTCTGGAAAACACGTCTTTGTCGGTCTGTCCGTGGGTCTGGCTGCCTTCAAAACGTGTGACTTCAAGGATGTCTGTGCTTGGGATGCAGCCAAGACAGAGATCTGTGCCATCCATGCCTCGGATTTGGGGAACGAGTGCCATGTCCTGCTTGCTGTGGATGAAATGG GGCTTGCCTGGCTCTTCTGCTTTCACAAGGAAAGCTTTCTGCTCATTAAAATCCTGAATGAAGTG GAGGACATCAGCCAGCAAAGCCCTTGTGTGGAGGTGGTGCTGCCCCGAGGAGGTGAATATGCAGGAATCCTGCTGCAAGGCAA CACAAAAGCTTGGCTGGAGATCTACAAATTGCCTAAGGATTCCTGGCTGACAGAGATGGGAAAGAACGCAGAAGCTGCAGAAGAGCTGGCTTGCAGTGAGAGGAAGTCAAGCTGCTCATCTGTG GAGCTTCCTGTGTCTGCAATCCAAGCTGATGTAAAGCTGGATccaccagtgctgctgctgacagtgaGGCCACCCAAACCCATTACAG GCACTAGTTTTAAAGGTCCTTTGGATGCCTTGAAGGAAGTGGATGATGGCAGCATGCTTGGCTTGGGGTACAACCACCTAATCAAGGATTcccagtgggagctgcaggaagcaaTCTTCTGTAGCACTTACAAGGAGTATCTGGAGGCTGAGGGTGTGATCAAGGAGGAGATTCCCAG aTATGCTACCTTTCATTTCCTCCTTCCTAGCCGGATCCTGGTGGGACCAGAAATGAAAGTACAGCCAG ATACTCCAGTTGGCATTGGTGTGCATTGGCATGGAAACCACAATTTCTGCTTGTACTTACTCAACCATTCACTCAAGGACATAGAGG GTTCTGATCTGAAACCTGATGTTGTGTGGCCATGTGCAGCTCCAATTGCATGCTCGGCTGTCAGTTCCTGCTCCAGGTACCTGGCACTGGCAGGTGAAGATGCAACAATCACTATTTGGGATAAGCACCTAG gATACCCACTGTCTGTGACTGCCATTCTAGAGGAACGTTTAATCCGTAGTATCCACTTTCTGTGTGATTCTGCAGCTGCCAGTGATGAGACATGTGGTACAGATCCTGTCTATTGTGGTGCAGATCCTGTCTGTCCCATCATACAGCTTCTAGTGCTGTGTACAGACAGCTCTTTCTATTTGGTGAAAGCACCCAGGGCTGGGAAGTCCAGCATCACACTCCTGGCAGACAG GCCTGAAAATCCAAATCTTACTGTCAGTGCAGTGATGCCTGTCCTGGCCTTCCCCAGTGCA GTCCTGATCTTCACCTGGGATGGCACAGTGTCCCTGATGAACACTGACACATCACAGACTGTTTACTGCTTCTGCACTCCACCTTCTCATGCTGTGGCACCTGCCTGGCAGCCAGTGTTCACAGTGGATTGTGTGAACTGCTGCTTGCTGCTCCGAG GAGATGAGCACCAGCAGGCAGATGTATTTTTCCAGAGCAAAGCCACTCACAGCACCATCTTCCTTTTTGACTTCAACTCCTACCCACTGAAGGAGGCTTTCCCAAAGAAACCAGATTTGCCTTTCAAACccgtgcaggagctgcagtggaTTGAGAGATGTAACATTTTTTTACGTGATAGGTTTTGCTTTCTGCCTGAGAG GCAGCAGGTACTGCTGGAAATGGAGAATCAGGAATACTGGGATTGTCtgcaggcacaggcagctgccatggacaaagagagagagaaagtgaAGGGAGAGAAGAAGCAGTAG